One window from the genome of Drosophila albomicans strain 15112-1751.03 chromosome 2L, ASM965048v2, whole genome shotgun sequence encodes:
- the LOC117564222 gene encoding uncharacterized protein LOC117564222, with product MPRPLELIVATALLLLQLQQLFACPPEVCVCKWKGGKQTVECGGQQLAALPEGMDPGTQVLNFSGNGLQVLQSERFLRMDLLNLQKIYLSRNQLMRIHEKAFRGLTNLVELDLSENSLSLVPSETFQDYSSLMRLSLSGNPIRELKTSAFRHLSFLTTLELSNCQVERIENEAFVGMDNLEWLRLDGNRIAFIQGAHILPKSLHGISLHSNRWNCDCRLLDVYSWLVSHNIPLAEEPKCMEPARLKGQAIKGLQRTQFACLPEVSPQSSYTEVSEGRNMSITCLVRAIPEPKVLWLFNGQVMTNDSLLDNLHMYYYIDESGGSGAEEKRSEIFIYNVGAEDNGTFSCVGQNIAGNTFSNYTLRVIIKEPPVVNEVSFPRDYMNYIVASSAGGGIIFVVLLCTIVVKCKRSSEPAKRKKCEQVTSIAGATDAGSHHGNGQDTGMMKCASILNDGDSLNGGAGLLLSENLTPTKGSNGNGNGNASGGVASAAVAGVGAGGGLILGGQMKQNLLLYATPNAHSHPHAHHAHPHAQQLQLNVNMMNAAAAAAAASPPLLLSNGLAAAYCSPPASLRNYAEKNPDLVNDAESVKHKLKTAVSLDGAADYETASDCGQYEGCYQLTPAPSSHAHTMLGMGSRFAAAMTTLPRGMQLKSVLSAASAASQAAAATSPHQVDVHLNPVCFLGQDGYAYDYSSAHLVQQVATTPQQQQHPQHQQQQQQQQQNFYRTLPHNRAHKQQQQQQFAAAAAAAQNASLRYSLEAEFIQRAPVVGYEKYQLPNVRFTAEGYPQQQQQQQQQQQQQQQLQLQQQFPSPPEGYKSSDPMPMPAFQQWPSCLPGYHAQPLRYGIAQSPQPQSTQQAASATATPSAPTLIENNSGSNQNSNSNSNSNNNATIPELDESEASPSGSNAAMADEQAAVSSNNSNSNPNESSDTSKLKQLNGPLADSPDEGYVGEAPETSDI from the coding sequence atgccacgcccattgGAATTAATCGTAGCAactgctttgctgttgctgcagctgcaacaactgtTCGCCTGTCCGCCCGAGGTGTGTGTCTGCAAGTGGAAGGGCGGCAAGCAGACGGTCGAATGCGGTGGCCAACAGTTGGCCGCGCTGCCCGAGGGCATGGATCCGGGCACCCAAGTGCTCAACTTTAGCGGCAACGGGTTGCAGGTGCTGCAGAGCGAACGCTTTCTGCGCATGGATCTGCTCAATTTGCAGAAAATCTACTTGTCGCGCAATCAACTGATGCGCATACACGAAAAGGCCTTTCGCGGTCTCACCAATCTCGTGGAGCTCGATCTCAGCGAGAATTCACTGAGCCTGGTGCCGAGCGAAACGTTTCAGGACTACAGTTCGCTGATGCGTCTCTCGCTTAGCGGCAATCCGATAAGGGAGCTGAAAACGTCCGCCTTTCGGCATCTCTCATTTCTAACCACACTCGAGCTGTCCAACTGCCAGGTGGAACGCATCGAGAACGAGGCTTTCGTGGGCATGGATAACCTCGAGTGGCTGCGACTCGATGGCAATCGCATTGCCTTCATCCAGGGAGCACACATACTCCCGAAGTCGCTGCACGGCATCAGTTTGCACAGCAATCGTTGGAATTGCGATTGCCGGCTTCTCGATGTCTACAGCTGGCTGGTGAGTCACAACATTCCGCTGGCCGAGGAGCCCAAGTGCATGGAGCCCGCACGGCTCAAGGGCCAGGCGATCAAGGGACTGCAGCGCACACAGTTCGCCTGTCTGCCCGAGGTGAGTCCACAGTCCAGCTACACAGAGGTGAGCGAGGGTCGCAACATGTCCATCACGTGTCTGGTGCGTGCGATCCCGGAACCGAAGGTGCTGTGGCTCTTCAATGGACAGGTGATGACCAACGACAGTTTGCTCGACAATCTGCACATGTACTATTACATCGATGAGAGCGGCGGCAGCGGTGCTGAGGAGAAACGCAGCGAGATCTTCATCTATAATGTGGGCGCCGAGGATAATGGCACGTTCTCCTGTGTGGGACAAAACATTGCCGGCAACACGTTCAGCAATTACACGTTGCGTGTGATCATCAAGGAGCCGCCGGTGGTTAACGAAGTGTCATTTCCTCGGGATTATATGAACTACATTGTGGCGAGCAGCGCTGGCGGTGGCATCATCTTTGTGGTGCTCCTCTGCACCATTGTGGTCAAGTGCAAACGCAGCTCAGAGCCAGCGAAGCGCAAGAAATGCGAACAGGTCACAAGCATTGCGGGGGCCACCGATGCGGGCAGTCATCATGGCAACGGTCAGGATACGGGCATGATGAAATGCGCTTCCATACTCAACGATGGCGACAGCTTAAACGGCGGCGCTGGGTTGCTACTCAGCGAGAACTTGACGCCAACCAAGGGCAGCAATGGTAACGGTAATGGTAATGCTTCAGGCGGCGTGGCTAGTGCTGCTGTGGCAGGTGTTGGCGCTGGCGGTGGCCTCATCTTGGGTGGCCAAATGAAACAGAATCTGTTGCTGTATGCCACGCCCAATGCGCACTCGCATCCACACGCCCATCACGCGCATCCGCATgcccagcagctgcagctgaatgTGAACATGATgaatgcagctgcagcggcggcggcagcatcGCCACCTTTGCTGCTGAGCAACGGACTGGCTGCGGCGTATTGTTCGCCGCCGGCTTCGTTGCGCAACTATGCGGAGAAGAATCCGGATTTGGTCAACGATGCGGAGAGTGTCAAGCACAAGCTGAAGACGGCAGTCTCGTTGGACGGTGCCGCTGACTATGAGACCGCCAGCGATTGCGGGCAGTACGAGGGCTGCTATCAGTTGACCCCGGCGCCATCGTCGCATGCACACACAATGCTGGGCATGGGTTCGCGCTTTGCCGCAGCGATGACAACGCTTCCGCGTGGCATGCAACTGAAGTCGGTGCTGAGTGCGGCGTCAGCGGCATCGCaggcagcggcagccacaTCACCGCATCAGGTGGATGTGCATTTGAATCCGGTTTGCTTTTTGGGACAGGATGGTTATGCCTACGACTACAGCAGTGCGCATCTGGTGCAGCAAGTGGCAACcacgccgcagcagcagcaacatccacagcaccagcaacagcagcagcaacaacaacagaatttCTATCGCACCCTGCCACATAATCGCGCccacaagcaacagcagcagcaacaatttgcggctgctgcggcggcggcacAAAATGCCAGTCTACGCTACAGCCTCGAGGCGGAGTTCATACAGCGGGCACCTGTCGTTGGCTATGAGAAATATCAGTTGCCCAATGTGCGTTTCACAGCCGAGGGAtatccacaacaacagcagcaacaacagcagcagcaacagcaacagcaacagttgcagctgcagcagcaattccCATCGCCACCGGAGGGCTACAAAAGCAGCGatccaatgccaatgccagcCTTCCAGCAGTGGCCCAGCTGTCTGCCCGGTTATCACGCGCAGCCTCTGCGCTACGGCATCGCGCAGTcgccgcagccgcagtcgaCGCAGCAGGCAGCAAGTGCCACAGCAACGCCATCAGCACCCACGCTGATAGagaacaacagcggcagcaatcagaatagcaacagcaacagtaacagcaacaacaatgccacaaTACCCGAGCTCGATGAGAGCGAAGCATCGCCAAGTGGCTCGAATGCGGCGATGGCAGATGAGCAAGCAGctgtcagcagcaacaacagcaactcgaaCCCCAACGAGTCCAGCGACACGTCCAAGCTGAAGCAACTGAATGGACCGCTAGCCGATAGTCCCGATGAGGGATATGTGGGCGAGGCGCCCGAGACGAGCGATATTTGA